Genomic DNA from Magnolia sinica isolate HGM2019 chromosome 4, MsV1, whole genome shotgun sequence:
TCTGAATCTTGTATCAGCTGGtctttatggtggggcctaccgttttcATGGCTCGGATATTTTACGCAAGTGGTATGGTGGCGGGGATGCGGGAAACATGAGACGGCGAGCTGTGGTGCATTACCAGCTTGTACGTCATCATTTCTCTGACCTATTAGATACCACAGATTCGATTAGTCCAGCGGAGTAAGTTTTTTCCTTCAACATCCATCTCGAATTGAagactcctatgttagttttgcaccatttaaaagacAGTGGCGACTCTTCCGAACATAAACATCGCATAGGTTTAAggaaatctaaactgtccaaaccTCCCACTCAGCTCTGTACTGGGAATAAACCAAAATTTGCATAGACAACATAATAGTAAACCGTTTGATTTTTCCTCGAATTTGAACCACTCAAACTATTGTACTTCTAATCATACATTTGATATCCAATAAATGAATAGTCAAAATTTCTTGATCGATGTGATTTTAAACATATACTTTATATCAACACTGGGACCCACAATTCAGATGGTCTGGATATCTGTTCACATTGCAGCATGGAAGGAGGATGATGTGTCACTGCCATTTCTTAATTGGTGCAAAACTAAGGGCCCGTCTGGATGCATGTAAGTTATTTTAAGTTGCAAGTGACTTACAGGTTAAAGTCAGGGAAGAGACTTCTTACCTTCACTCCCCTGCAGTTATTTGGTAAATTTGCTTTTATTTACAGGTGATTACACCAAGTTCACTGCCCGCTTACCCAACTTATAGGCATCCAACGGGTTCTAAGATAGTCTTAACCAtatcttcattaaaaaaaaaaaaaagaccgcgAAAAAAGAGACGGaccagagaaagaagaagataaaacgGAGATGAAGGTGGCAGCAGCACCTGCGAGCTACCATTTCAATTCCACACCTCAAAATCTCAGCTTCTCGTCCTCATTCTCAAATTATCGTCCCATATCATCTTCTCCAAATCCGATAATTTCAAAATCTCCTTCCAATGCTCGTCGCCCTATAAGAGCAGAGACCGAGATTAGGGTTTGCGTGAACAGGAGCTGCAGCAGATTGGGATCCAGACAAACCCTTGAACTCCTCTCGAATCTCGCCCCGCCAGAAGTCTCCGTCAATTCCTGCGGCTGCTTGGGCCAATGTGGCGCGGGCCCAAACCTCGTCGTCCTGCCGGACGCTGTCTATGTCCGCCACTGCGGGACTGCGACTCGAGCGGCCGAGGTCTTGGCGGAGGTCTGCCGTGGCAGCGGCGGTTTTGATGCTTCAAAGAATTTGGCGGTACTGGCGTTGAGGAAGAGAGGAGAGGGAGAATTGGAGAAGGGAAATTTCTCGGAGGCTGAGGTTTTGCTCTCGCAGGTTATCTAACTCATTCTTTCCTCGGTTCTCTGTTTTCTTTGTTACTTCTGTTTTTGGAATTTGTTTGTTTGAATTGAGGAGAGAGTTCAATTGAAGTTCGCTTTGgaaaagtagttttttttttttttctctgtgtgtgtgtgtgtaatgaaTAAGCAGAAATTTTCTGTGTTGATAAAAGTAAGAATCATTGATATGGATGATATTATGATATTGGGAACTGATGCTGTGCCTCTGGAGAATTGAGAGGTATGTCTGTATCATTGCTGCACATCTTGTAAACATGGAGGAGACCGGACTGCTCATTTGGGTGGTCCTACATAGTATGACAAATACCACCAAGATTTTGGAAATGTTGTGATAATATCGCAAGAAATATACTAAATGATATTATTGTGATATTATCGCAATATTTAAAATATTgcattcttttagggtattttgttatataaatataaatataaatttatttattattttacaataaatatttttatttttgcagagATTTTCCCGATAATATCCtgagaaaaacctcaaattttgaaaatcttgggAAATTTCAGGGGCAAGAAATTGCCGAGAACAAGTTTGGTATCATTGTCATGCAAATGGACAGCAAAAAACAAATCAGCAATGGCTCATGGTATGCATGCATAATTCCATAAAAGAAGTTCCATGCCTCTGCAAGCATTGGATCTCTTCCTATGATATTTGTTATTTGTTGGCAATTTGGCATTTAATAGACTTTAGAATGTTGTAGAATTTGCACTCATATTGGACTGGAATGTAGTTTTTGAGTTGGTCTCTTTAAGACAATTGATGCCTCCTGTTGGGTAATTCATAGTTGGTGTAAGGAGACAGACCATCTCATCAAAATGCTGTTGTTGATTATGAACTTGCACTATTTGTTCATGATAGGAATGccttgtgacccaccttgatatgccaATATAATGGACTTAGTCTTGTTATGAAACAGAATAATAGATAAGTTTTTGTACATGGGATGTGACCGTGTTTGGCATGTAAGTCCTGCTTGATAAACATGGATCAGTGCCTCCTTGCTATCTATGTAGCCAGCCACAACCCTTTATAGGTGTTTCTAGCTTGTGCTCGTTGATATGTGGTGCAAACGGCTGATGGGAAGGATCCGCCCATGCATAGGCACCTTCAATCTAAACTTGAGAACTAAATAAAGTAGGAAGAAGCATGCTAAAAAATTTTATTCAATTCAAAGATGCCTTCCAACTACTCATCACAGGCTCTCATATAAGGTTTTGAAACATACATATAAGGAAAATAcataatgtcattgacaaccaatgacttattacaaatatggaaaataaataaaaaagatttaACTAGTGGATTATTCATAGCTAGCTGATTGATTTCTCTAACT
This window encodes:
- the LOC131242967 gene encoding uncharacterized protein LOC131242967 isoform X2, whose protein sequence is MKVAAAPASYHFNSTPQNLSFSSSFSNYRPISSSPNPIISKSPSNARRPIRAETEIRVCVNRSCSRLGSRQTLELLSNLAPPEVSVNSCGCLGQCGAGPNLVVLPDAVYVRHCGTATRAAEVLAEVCRGSGGFDASKNLAVLALRKRGEGELEKGNFSEAEVLLSQAIDLKPSGGLHIIYKCRSSARLALGNNFGALEDAEEASRIAPRYPQARVAKLQEKLAMANASL
- the LOC131242967 gene encoding small glutamine-rich tetratricopeptide repeat-containing protein 2 isoform X1; the protein is MKVAAAPASYHFNSTPQNLSFSSSFSNYRPISSSPNPIISKSPSNARRPIRAETEIRVCVNRSCSRLGSRQTLELLSNLAPPEVSVNSCGCLGQCGAGPNLVVLPDAVYVRHCGTATRAAEVLAEVCRGSGGFDASKNLAVLALRKRGEGELEKGNFSEAEVLLSQAIDLKPSGGLHIIYKCRSSARLALGNNFGALEDAEEASRIAPRYPQAYISQGDAFLAMEECEAAEKAYSSALLIDPSIRRSKSFKARVAKLQEKLAMANASL